In the genome of Xenopus tropicalis strain Nigerian chromosome 10, UCB_Xtro_10.0, whole genome shotgun sequence, the window tgtgtgtgccatactctgcctgccctacccttcctgcgtgtgccatactctgcctgccctacccttcctgtgtgtgccataccctccctgacctatgctgcctgtgtgtgccatactccacctaccctatgctggctgtatgtgccatactctgcctgccctacccttcctgtgtgtgccatactctgcctgccctacccttcctgtgtgtgccataccctccctgacctatgctgcctgtgtgtgccatactctacctgccctatgctggctgtatgtgccatactctgcctgccctacccttcctgtgtgtgccatactctgcctgccctacccttcctgtgtgtgccataccctccctgacctatgctgcctgtgtgtgccatactctacctgccctatgctggctgtatgtgccatactctgcctgccctacccttcctgtgtgtgccataccctccctgacctatgctggctgtatgtgccataccctccctgccctatgctggctgtatgtgccatactctgcctgccctacccttcctgtgtgtgccataccctccctgacctatgctggctgtatgtgccataccctccctgccctatgctggctgtatgtgccatactctgcctacagtacctatgtctgaggtgtgaagaagtgaacaatgggagtgattacagcctgagcctgaggtgtgaacactgcagggggtgaacaatgcaggtattaaaaggtgtgaaaaacacaggggattacatttttatacaatacagagggattacagcctgaatctgaggtgagaaccatgcagggggccagttaatctcagtactgataccatttaatgcttactcaaaggtaagccatcaaagcagccagacaggtggggggccacacagaggggggtcgcgggccgccagttggacagcactgccttagacagattcggtagctaatcagcctgtgtatgggcactaccgacgggcctacccgaccgatatctggcctgaaatcggccagctcttgatcagccaggttagaaaatctagtcggatcggggaccgcatctgcttgttgactgacttttcctatgcccgttgttagaattcgatcgtttggccccagggattctCCCGATATGGCCCACACGAagttgggggatatcgggagaagatcagctcgcttggcaacatcgctaagtgagcggatcggcccgtgtatggggaccttaagaatattaaagcaaattgctgattggttgctatgagctgcCAAATGTAGATGGATCATGGTGGCATAGATCACTAgatcagtgatgcccaaccagtggctcaggggcaacatgttgctcaccaaccccttgggtgttgctcccagtggcctcaaagtagcttatttttgaatttttagcttggaagcaagttttggagacataaGGGCaatgtatactgccaaacagagcctaccGGCCTATGACAATCAAATGCAATAGACACCATAAACTTTATATCAAGCAGGCGAGTAATAATTGTGAGTTAATTGTGAACGTTCATATACTTATTTCCATTCACGACAAAAGCAGCTTGGAGAAAAGTTAAGAATAATTAGgttgaaatataaaaacatttgtataaTTAGGTTTTCTGTAATTGCATCATTTGGCTTCTCTATCCTGGAAAACCAATGCCTGGGGTAAAGTCAACATGAAAGGTAAGAGAAGCAACGTTAGAAGACACACAATACGATATTTTTGTTTATTAGTTTGAGCCAAATGGTGCCCAGGGTATGTGATAATAAGGCATAAATAAAATGCTGAGGCAAGTTTAGATAGGCTTCAACAGATTAAAGACAATAAAATAATGGCTTACTGCCACCCCACCCACATTCTccctttaatttaataaatatagctTCAGGGCAAAATATTTGTTCAGATAAAGCATACTGCTGAATTGAATTAATTACTGAAATTGGGCACCCAGTGCTGATCTTGCACAATAATTATCCCCTCCAGTGAAGATATAAAAGTAGATACACCCATTAGATGATAGTATAAAAGGGCTACGCTATTAACGGATTTACCCTCTCCCGAATTCGCTAACCTCATTTAACTTGGAGAGCTCCACTTCTGTGCTGCCACTATGACATCTATTCGCCAGTCACGGTCAATGGGTGGTGGCGGCTCCAATATGTCCGTCAGGAAATCAGTGCAAACCTTTCAGAGAGTAGGAAGTGCAGGTGGAGGtggtggatttgctggtgggtATGGAGGGGGAATGGCTGGTGGAGCTGGAGGTATGGTGATGAATGGTGTAGGATATGGTGATTTTGAAGGTGGCTATGGAGTTGAATGTAATGAAGGTTTTGGAGCTGGAGGTTTTGGTGGAGGATTTGGTGGAGGAGCTGGTGGGGTATATGGTGGAGGAGCTGGTGGGGGATTCGGTGGAGGAGCTGGTGGTGGATTCGGTGGAGGAGCTGGTGGTGGATTCGGTGGAGGAGCTGGTGGTGGATTCGGTGGAGGAGCTGGCGGGGGATTCGGAGGAGGATTTGGTGGAGGATTTGGTGGCAGAGGACCTGGTGGCTTCGAAGGCCTCCTGGCAACCAATGAAAAGCATACCATGCAAAACCTTAACGACCGCTTAGCCAATTACCTGGATAAGGTTAAGGCTTTGGAAACCGATAATAACGATCTTGAAAAGAAAATACGAGAGTGGTATGAAAAACTTCGCCCTGAATCCGGCGGTGTGGGAACCGTAGACTACAGTAAATACTTACCAATAATTGAAGATCTCAGGAAAAAGGTAGGAATAATGTCTAAATGTTTATGTTGCGTATGTATCCTCATCGCACAAATGTCCATCAAGCACCAAAACTAGTAGAATGTCTTCCTTACATGTCTAACTATGTGCACTGCACAACACTGCACGACACTGCTCAACACTGCACCTAGCATCCAACCAGACTTTTGCATTTTTGTTATGCAATAGactactaattggttgctatgggttactgcactgacacaaatctgcccctgtgtctaTGTACGTAATGGCCAACACTTATGGTAGCACTTTTGTTGTTGTGAAACGTGAAGCTCCAAGTATCTCTCAGTCAGTCAAAATGATGTTGGGTATTGTACTTGAGCAACACCCCCTTACCCTTTACCTTGTACAGTTATTTCACTACACAGTGGAATTAGGGAGATTTATTCTATCATGTTCTTTGGTGTCTGGTAATTGTCTCTCCAGATCTTTGTCAAGCTAGAATCTTCCAATGACCAATGAACCATGACTGCGGTAGATCAACCCTTTCATTGCTGTGTCTAAGCATTTTATGCAGTTACTTAATATTGACCTAAATGTGTAGAGGGACCGGTGAAAATGAACCCTGGTAATACTAATCTGCATCCAGCCTTGTATTAGAGCAActagtggcttgggggcaacatgttgcccaccaccacctttgatgttgctcccagtggcctcaaagtaggagccatttttacatttctggcttggagacaagttttggaagcccagagacacagttttaccccaagcagagcctcctgcaggccagcagtccacatggggctaccagatagccaatcacagcccttatttggcctccaaagaactttttcatgcttgtgtggcccaCCAAAcccttttacatctgagtgtggctcacaaaagTTGGGGATTGCTGTATTAAATTCtccttttaaaaaaagtgaaataaaataaagttaaaacacTAGGGTGTATATCTACCCTTGCTTTTGTTCTAGGATGAAACCACTAAAgagtatgtatatgtatgaaaACGAGGGTTCTCTGATTCTGTATTGCAGATTATGGAAAGCACTTTGGAAAATGCCAAGATTCTCTTACAGACTGACAATGCCCGGCTGGCAGCTGATGACTTCAGGCTGAAGTAAGAAGTGAAGAGCTCTTAGACTAGGGATGACGCTAATCGCCTTCCATTGATTTGCTTGAAATGAGACGGGCAAGAACTTCTACTAACACATAtgatatatgtacaggtatgagaaTGAGCTGGCCCTTCGCCAGAGCGTGGAAGCCGATATTAATGGCCTACGTAGAGTGCTGGATGAGCTGACCCTGTGCAAGGCTGATCTGGAATTGCAGATTGAAAGCTTGACTGAGGAACTGGCGTATCTGAAGAAAAATCATAAGGAGGTAGAGCTAGAAGCGccatattttagagctttctAGATACCATAAAATGTACATAAGAAAAGGCTGCTTATGTTCTTCTATAGTCTAGCAACTTTGCCAGAAATGATATAGAGATTTAGAGTTTGTCATTCGACTGCTAACAATGTATTCTCTTGTGGAACATTTATTACTTTTTACTATGCAAAGATTATGTAGAAACATCAAGAAGGAAAGTGTGGGAGGTGGCAGATACACccactagatcagtgatccccaaccagtggttcgtgagcaacatgttgctctccaaccccttggatgttgctcccaggggcctcaaagtagatgcccatttttgaatttctggcttgggggcaagtttggttgcataaaacccagtgcaaagccaaacagagccttctattggcttccagtccacacaggggctaccaaatagccaattatagcactatatttgcacccccaggaacttttttcatgcttgtgttgctccccaacacgttttccttttgaatgtggctcccaggtataaaaggttggggatccctgcactagatcATTGTATAAAAGGGCTATGATAGTAACGGATTTAGTCTCTCCCGAATTTGGTAATCTCATTTAATTGGAGAGCTACCACCAAGACATCTATTCGCCAGTCACAGTCAATGGGCGGTGGCCCCAATGTGTCTGTCAGGAAACCTGATTATGGGAGGAGTATAATCAGTAAACTATAGCGCCACCAATAGAACTTATGTGAGGGTAAATGTTGGTTCTCGCCCCATATTGCTTAGACACAACATATGGCATATATGACTGGTGTCTTAAGACCTCTTTGAATAAGTTGTGGAGTGAAAATTCcgtctagagcagtggttctcaaccttcctaatgccacaaccctttaatacagttcctcatgttgtggtgacccccaaccataaagttattcctaagaccatcggaaatatgtgttttacaACGGTCtttggcgacccctgtgaaagggttgttcgacccccaaaggggtcccgacccacaggttgagaaccactggtctagggTTTGTAGTTACAAATCTATAGCAGccagagaaaaataaatgtcTGCAAAAAGCTACTAGATCTAGTTATCCTTCACGGGCTAGGAAATTTTAAGCAAAATGAATGAGCATTTTTCACCTTTAGGAACTGGATGCTCTACGAGGTGGACCTGCTGGCCAGCTCACTGTTGAGATGAATGCGGCTCCAGCAGTTGACCTGACCAAGTTACTCAATGACATGAGGGAGCAATATGAAACCCTGGCTGAAAAGAACAGAAGAGAAACGGAGGCCCGGTTTAATGAGCAGGTATGGTGATGGAAACCAACCCAATTTCCAAAGAACATAACGCCTAAATAATTCTGTTCCATTTAGTGTTATGGGCACTGGTACCTGGTCCTCCATAgtaaatatctttttaaatatgtttgtaaTTGTAGAGCAAAGATATAAAGAAAGAAATCTTAGCTGGAGTGCAGCAAGTACAGTCCAACACTACAGAGATCTCAGATCTGAAACGGTCCCTTCAGGGATTGGAGATAGAGCTTCAGTCACAGCTGGCGATGGTATGTATTGGCTGTTATTCAGAGATGAAATGTTTGCCTTTTATCTTCACTTCAACTAACTGAGATCTACCAATGAATGCAATGGATGCAatgcggtgatccccaaccagtggctcaggggcaacaagttgctcaccaaccccttggatgttgctcctagtggcttCAAAGCAGTTGCTTTTTTtcaaatctctggcttggaggcaagttctggttgcataaaaactagttgtactgccaaacagagactccagtaggctgccagtcccatAGCAACTACCagctagccaatcacagcccttatttggtgcccccccaggtacatttttcatgtttgcctTTCTTCTCaacttgaatgtagctcacgggtaaaaaaagttGTAGGACCCCCGCTCTAAGTCAAGCATCCTTAAGTCCTCATACATATTATTC includes:
- the krt12.6 gene encoding keratin, type I cytoskeletal 47 kDa isoform X2: MTSIRQSRSMGGGGSNMSVRKSVQTFQRVGSAGGGGGFAGGYGGGMAGGAGGMVMNGVGYGDFEGGYGVECNEGFGAGGFGGGFGGGAGGVYGGGAGGGFGGGAGGGFGGGAGGGFGGGAGGGFGGGAGGGFGGGFGGGFGGRGPGGFEGLLATNEKHTMQNLNDRLANYLDKVKALETDNNDLEKKIREWYEKLRPESGGVGTVDYSKYLPIIEDLRKKIMESTLENAKILLQTDNARLAADDFRLKYENELALRQSVEADINGLRRVLDELTLCKADLELQIESLTEELAYLKKNHKEELDALRGGPAGQLTVEMNAAPAVDLTKLLNDMREQYETLAEKNRRETEARFNEQSKDIKKEILAGVQQVQSNTTEISDLKRSLQGLEIELQSQLAMKQSLEKTLAETEGRFCSQLGQLQNLITSVEEQLFQLRNDMELQSNEYKQLLDIKTRLEQEIETYRKLLEGEGGFIQDKKS
- the krt12.6 gene encoding keratin, type I cytoskeletal 47 kDa isoform X1, producing MTSIRQSRSMGGGGSNMSVRKSVQTFQRVGSAGGGGGFAGGYGGGMAGGAGGMVMNGVGYGDFEGGYGVECNEGFGAGGFGGGFGGGAGGVYGGGAGGGFGGGAGGGFGGGAGGGFGGGAGGGFGGGAGGGFGGGFGGGFGGRGPGGFEGLLATNEKHTMQNLNDRLANYLDKVKALETDNNDLEKKIREWYEKLRPESGGVGTVDYSKYLPIIEDLRKKIMESTLENAKILLQTDNARLAADDFRLKYENELALRQSVEADINGLRRVLDELTLCKADLELQIESLTEELAYLKKNHKEELDALRGGPAGQLTVEMNAAPAVDLTKLLNDMREQYETLAEKNRRETEARFNEQSKDIKKEILAGVQQVQSNTTEISDLKRSLQGLEIELQSQLAMKQSLEKTLAETEGRFCSQLGQLQNLITSVEEQLFQLRNDMELQSNEYKQLLDIKTRLEQEIETYRKLLEGEGGKLLAGMSDGKTPSDSSKDSSRTRRVKMVIEEEVNGKVISSSVREIEEKH